The following proteins are encoded in a genomic region of Protaetiibacter sp. SSC-01:
- a CDS encoding D-alanyl-D-alanine carboxypeptidase family protein, producing MTYRSAPDDGVAQLSRIMREAATEAPAPGESASETRPPRMHERLGPDGRRRGPRGGVIAGIVAVLVVALVGGYVGWALTAPLPAAAGDAVTPTAAAGAPARLDLPVDGAYALSVTGGEEFLGTGGLDVVSSDEQRSMASITKVVTALVILDAKPLASPDDPGPTITFSKADHDLYDAYYVQDATIAAMPTGSRMSLHDALEMMLVVSATNYADAVSTWAFGSRSAFLRATSAWLAANGFSRTTVVEPTGIDRRNVSTPSELLALGRLAMADPVVAGIVGRAALRVPGFEGASNTNALLGTEGIRGIKTGTLDTSNLLFSSLLDVGLEEPLEITGVVLGAQTRDSVTLEVRAWLESIRLGFHEVVANEKDLAIGTYSTPWGESSRILLAEEARLLTWSDTPIEATLGELRLETGAAGEQVGELTWTAGPRTVTVPVVLESTIHPPDEWWRLTHPSEIG from the coding sequence ATGACGTACCGCTCTGCTCCGGATGACGGCGTCGCGCAGCTCTCGCGGATCATGCGCGAGGCCGCGACGGAGGCTCCCGCCCCCGGCGAATCCGCATCCGAGACCCGCCCACCCCGCATGCACGAGCGCCTCGGCCCGGACGGTCGACGTCGCGGCCCGCGCGGCGGGGTCATCGCCGGCATCGTCGCCGTGCTCGTCGTCGCGCTCGTCGGCGGCTACGTCGGCTGGGCGCTCACCGCCCCGCTGCCCGCGGCAGCCGGCGACGCCGTCACCCCGACCGCCGCGGCGGGCGCACCCGCGCGCCTCGACCTGCCGGTCGACGGCGCCTACGCGCTGAGCGTCACGGGCGGCGAGGAGTTCCTCGGCACCGGCGGACTCGACGTCGTCAGTTCCGACGAGCAGCGGTCGATGGCAAGCATCACGAAGGTCGTCACCGCCCTCGTCATCCTCGACGCGAAGCCGCTCGCGAGCCCCGACGACCCCGGGCCCACGATCACCTTCAGCAAGGCCGACCACGACCTCTACGACGCCTACTACGTTCAGGACGCGACGATCGCCGCGATGCCGACCGGCAGCCGGATGTCCCTCCACGACGCGCTCGAGATGATGCTCGTCGTCTCGGCCACGAACTACGCGGATGCCGTCTCGACCTGGGCGTTCGGCTCGCGCTCCGCTTTCCTCCGGGCGACGAGCGCCTGGCTCGCCGCCAACGGCTTCAGCCGCACGACCGTCGTCGAGCCGACCGGCATCGACCGCCGGAACGTGAGCACGCCGTCGGAGTTGCTCGCCCTCGGGCGCCTCGCGATGGCGGACCCGGTGGTCGCGGGCATCGTGGGGCGCGCGGCTCTCCGCGTCCCGGGCTTCGAGGGCGCGTCGAACACGAACGCGCTGCTCGGCACCGAGGGCATCCGCGGCATCAAGACGGGCACCCTCGACACGTCGAACCTGCTGTTCTCGTCGCTGCTCGACGTCGGCCTTGAGGAGCCGCTCGAGATCACGGGCGTCGTGCTCGGCGCCCAGACGCGAGACAGCGTCACGCTGGAGGTGCGGGCCTGGCTCGAGAGTATCCGGCTGGGGTTCCACGAGGTCGTCGCGAATGAGAAGGATCTGGCGATCGGCACCTACTCGACGCCGTGGGGCGAGAGCTCCCGCATCCTCCTCGCCGAGGAGGCGCGGCTGCTCACCTGGTCGGACACGCCCATCGAGGCGACGCTCGGCGAGCTGCGCCTCGAGACGGGCGCGGCAGGGGAGCAGGTCGGCGAGCTCACGTGGACGGCTGGCCCGCGCACGGTGACGGTGCCCGTCGTGCTGGAGAGCACGATCCACCCGCCCGACGAGTGGTGGCGGCTGACGCATCCATCCGAGATCGGCTGA
- a CDS encoding DUF2000 domain-containing protein, with amino-acid sequence MTDTDYAPDAVVRFDTKTVVLLRDGLAPWQELNVTAFLMSAIATSEPGLVGEPYRDADGTEYLPMLRQPVLVLAASGEVLASARERALGRGIPLAIYTRELFSTGHDAANRAAVAAVGGAELDLVGIGMRGPRNAVDRVVKGARMHE; translated from the coding sequence ATGACCGACACCGACTACGCCCCGGATGCCGTCGTGCGCTTCGACACGAAGACGGTCGTGCTGCTGCGCGACGGCCTCGCGCCGTGGCAGGAGCTCAACGTGACGGCGTTCCTCATGAGCGCGATCGCCACAAGCGAGCCGGGCCTCGTGGGCGAGCCGTACCGCGACGCCGATGGCACGGAGTACCTGCCCATGCTGCGCCAGCCCGTGCTCGTGCTCGCGGCATCGGGTGAGGTGCTCGCGTCGGCGCGCGAGCGGGCGCTCGGCCGCGGCATCCCGCTCGCGATCTACACGCGCGAGCTGTTCTCGACGGGCCACGATGCGGCCAACCGCGCGGCCGTCGCCGCCGTCGGGGGTGCCGAGCTCGACCTCGTCGGCATCGGGATGCGGGGCCCGCGCAACGCCGTCGACCGCGTCGTGAAGGGCGCGCGGATGCACGAATAG
- a CDS encoding ROK family protein, translated as MDAALALDIGGTKLAAGVVTADGRIHGFTVEPTRREEGPDVIIPRLFELGRRAMAAAPEAAGGIRGVGISCGGPLDAAAGVLTGPLHLPGWIDIPIVDRARDEFGLPAFLENDATLAALAEYRHGAAAGSGSSIYLTISTGIGGGAVIDGRLHRGAAGNGGEFGHITVVRGGRECLCGRRGCLEAYASGTFIGRRADELIERGELETHLTAPTTAEHVARAAAEGDPLASVIWEETVELLGQAVTDFVNILEPEVVVLGGGVTRSGSQLLDPVRRIVAGGAMGPAARAVRVELAGLGDAVCAVGAGVLALDATV; from the coding sequence ATGGACGCCGCGCTCGCGCTCGACATCGGCGGCACCAAGCTCGCCGCGGGGGTCGTGACCGCCGACGGCCGCATCCACGGCTTCACGGTCGAGCCCACCCGCCGCGAGGAGGGGCCCGACGTCATCATCCCGCGGCTCTTCGAGCTGGGTCGGCGGGCGATGGCCGCCGCCCCCGAGGCGGCGGGCGGCATCCGCGGCGTCGGGATCTCGTGCGGCGGGCCGCTGGATGCGGCTGCCGGCGTGCTCACGGGCCCGCTGCACCTGCCCGGCTGGATCGACATCCCCATCGTCGACCGCGCGCGCGACGAGTTCGGGCTCCCCGCCTTCCTCGAGAACGACGCGACGCTCGCCGCCCTCGCCGAGTACCGGCACGGCGCCGCAGCGGGCAGCGGGTCGTCGATCTATCTCACGATCTCGACCGGCATCGGCGGCGGGGCCGTCATCGACGGGCGCCTGCACCGCGGTGCCGCGGGCAACGGCGGCGAGTTCGGCCACATCACCGTCGTACGCGGCGGCCGCGAATGCCTATGCGGCCGACGCGGCTGCCTCGAGGCCTACGCCTCCGGAACCTTCATCGGGCGCCGCGCCGACGAGCTCATCGAGCGCGGGGAACTCGAGACGCACCTCACGGCGCCGACGACCGCCGAGCACGTCGCGCGCGCCGCGGCCGAGGGCGACCCGCTCGCATCCGTCATCTGGGAGGAGACGGTCGAACTGCTCGGCCAGGCCGTGACCGACTTCGTCAACATCCTCGAGCCCGAGGTCGTCGTGCTCGGGGGCGGCGTCACGCGCTCGGGCTCGCAGCTGCTCGATCCCGTGCGGCGCATCGTCGCCGGGGGAGCCATGGGCCCCGCGGCGCGCGCGGTGCGCGTCGAGCTCGCGGGCCTCGGCGACGCCGTGTGCGCCGTCGGGGCGGGCGTGCTCGCGCTCGACGCGACCGTCTGA
- a CDS encoding MBL fold metallo-hydrolase has protein sequence MSAAPREVARGVWLVPDTCNVYLIVADRPAEDGARTAIAIDFGAGAALDALPALGIDRITDVLMTHHHRDQAQGLPRAVDHGARIHVPPVEVDLFARVDEMWATRTLDNDYNVRQDRFSLLDPVPVHGTVPEYRWWTVGGVDVRPLPTPGHTVGSVSYLVHRDGERLAFTGDLIYAPGKVWSLAATQWSYTATEGPAMAVLSCHLLADERPDRLLPSHGDVMTDAVAALTLLAERMNAYVDSRRWHDWNLVDRLRNPYVPLTEHLLLNRSSLSCSYVLLSRTGEALLVDYGYDMTTGLPTGQDRASRRPWLASLPALKKQFGVTRISAVLATHYHDDHVAGMPLLRDVEGTEIWAPEHVAPVLADPWEHDLPCQWYEPIVADRSLPLGETVRWNEYEITVHDQPGHTLFAAAFEVEVDGVKVVFTGDQQENLGLPGERREILNYQYRNRFRLGDYVASAQLYRRIAPGLLLSGHWEPRTTDPAYLEYLLQAGANLDELHHELLPLDELDLGADGVLCRLYPYRAAAEPHSALDYRAVVRNPHASEADAVLTPVVPHGWAVEPSVARATLAPGEERELVFRVTTGDAVSRRNRLAIDVTIGELRLGQHVEAIVDVVVAERV, from the coding sequence GTGAGCGCGGCACCGCGGGAGGTCGCGCGCGGGGTGTGGCTCGTGCCCGACACGTGCAACGTCTACCTCATCGTCGCCGACCGGCCCGCCGAGGACGGCGCGCGCACGGCGATCGCGATCGACTTCGGGGCGGGCGCGGCGCTCGACGCGCTCCCCGCGCTCGGCATCGACCGCATCACCGACGTGCTCATGACGCACCATCACCGCGACCAGGCGCAGGGCCTCCCGCGCGCGGTCGACCACGGTGCTCGCATCCACGTGCCGCCCGTCGAGGTCGACCTCTTCGCGCGCGTCGACGAGATGTGGGCCACCCGCACGCTCGACAACGACTACAACGTGCGCCAGGACCGCTTCTCGCTGCTCGACCCCGTGCCCGTGCACGGCACCGTGCCCGAGTACCGCTGGTGGACGGTCGGCGGCGTCGACGTGCGTCCGCTTCCGACGCCCGGCCACACGGTCGGCTCGGTGAGCTATCTCGTGCACCGCGACGGCGAGCGCCTCGCCTTCACGGGCGACCTCATCTACGCGCCCGGCAAGGTGTGGTCGCTCGCCGCGACGCAGTGGAGCTACACGGCCACCGAGGGGCCCGCGATGGCGGTGCTCAGCTGCCACCTGCTCGCCGACGAGCGACCCGACCGGCTGCTGCCCTCGCACGGCGACGTCATGACGGATGCCGTGGCCGCGCTCACGCTGCTCGCCGAGCGCATGAACGCGTACGTCGACTCGCGCCGCTGGCACGACTGGAACCTCGTCGACCGCCTGCGGAACCCCTACGTGCCGCTCACCGAGCACCTGCTGCTCAACCGCTCAAGCCTCTCGTGCAGTTACGTGCTGCTGTCGCGCACGGGCGAGGCGCTGCTCGTCGACTACGGCTATGACATGACGACGGGTCTGCCGACGGGCCAGGACCGGGCGTCCCGCCGACCGTGGCTCGCATCCCTCCCCGCGCTCAAGAAGCAGTTCGGCGTCACCCGCATCTCGGCCGTGCTCGCGACCCACTACCACGACGACCACGTAGCGGGGATGCCGCTGCTGCGTGACGTCGAGGGCACCGAGATCTGGGCGCCCGAGCACGTCGCGCCCGTGCTCGCCGACCCGTGGGAGCACGACCTGCCGTGCCAGTGGTACGAGCCGATCGTCGCCGACCGCTCGCTGCCGCTCGGCGAGACGGTGCGCTGGAACGAGTACGAGATCACGGTGCACGACCAGCCCGGCCACACGCTCTTCGCGGCGGCGTTCGAGGTCGAGGTCGACGGCGTGAAGGTCGTGTTCACGGGCGACCAGCAGGAGAACCTGGGCCTCCCCGGCGAGCGCCGCGAGATCCTGAACTACCAGTACCGCAACCGCTTCCGTCTGGGCGACTACGTCGCGAGCGCGCAGCTCTACCGGCGCATCGCGCCCGGCCTGCTGCTGAGCGGCCACTGGGAGCCGCGCACGACCGACCCCGCGTACCTCGAGTACCTGCTGCAGGCGGGCGCGAACCTCGACGAGCTGCATCACGAGCTGCTGCCGCTCGACGAGCTCGACCTCGGCGCCGACGGCGTGCTCTGCCGGCTCTACCCGTATCGGGCGGCGGCCGAGCCGCACTCGGCGCTCGACTACCGCGCCGTGGTGCGCAACCCGCACGCGAGCGAGGCGGATGCCGTGCTCACGCCCGTCGTGCCGCACGGCTGGGCGGTCGAACCGTCCGTCGCGCGTGCGACCCTCGCTCCGGGCGAGGAGCGCGAGCTCGTGTTCCGCGTGACGACGGGCGACGCGGTGTCGCGCCGCAACCGGCTCGCGATCGATGTGACGATCGGCGAGCTGCGGCTCGGTCAGCACGTCGAGGCGATCGTCGACGTCGTGGTGGCCGAGCGGGTGTGA